The following are encoded together in the Streptomyces flavofungini genome:
- a CDS encoding MFS transporter, which produces MSGTTTAAAPSGRRPPGEGANRWVVLVVLCVSLLLVAVDATVLHVAVPAVTEDLKPGAIELLWIVDIYPLVCASLLILFGTLGDRVGRRRVLLLGYGLFGVASAIAALADTPDVLIAARALLGVGGAMIMPATLSILRQVFPDRRERALAIGVWSAVAAVGAACGPLLGGFLLEHFWWGSVFLINIPLMLVSLPVGRWLLPESTGARNGPWDVVGALMAAGGLFGLVLGVKRLGGGESPLGATTLLALLVGGGLLVAFVRRQRRRRHPLVDLAMFTRPAFSTSVGCIVLAMLALVGLELIAAQYLQLVLGLSPLETGLRLLPLTIAAMAAGLAGSRMLQRFGPRAMVASGFGLTALAVAALTAMGSEDNAPLLLTGFVLLGFGLETTLFGAYESMLSEAPQTQAGGAAAIGETSYQLGAGIGIALLGSVMNAAYAPGLSSVRGVPAADSAAAGHSLGEAYDVADRLGGAQGEALRVAARDSFVHGLHVTLLVSAGLLLLGALAALRLPRVMECGGSAGEVEPGIPVPREGAGVPAESLR; this is translated from the coding sequence ATGTCCGGGACGACCACGGCCGCCGCTCCATCCGGCCGTCGGCCCCCCGGCGAGGGCGCCAACCGCTGGGTCGTGCTCGTCGTCCTCTGCGTCAGCCTGCTCCTTGTCGCCGTCGACGCCACCGTCCTGCACGTCGCCGTGCCCGCCGTCACCGAGGACCTCAAGCCCGGCGCGATCGAGCTCCTGTGGATCGTCGACATCTATCCGCTGGTCTGCGCCTCGCTCCTGATCCTCTTCGGCACCCTCGGCGACCGCGTCGGCCGCAGACGCGTCCTGCTCCTCGGCTACGGCCTCTTCGGCGTGGCCTCCGCGATCGCGGCGCTCGCCGACACCCCGGACGTCCTCATCGCGGCCCGCGCGCTGCTCGGCGTCGGCGGCGCGATGATCATGCCCGCGACGCTCTCGATCCTGCGCCAGGTCTTCCCCGACCGGCGCGAGCGCGCCCTCGCGATCGGCGTCTGGAGCGCCGTCGCCGCCGTCGGCGCCGCCTGCGGACCGCTCCTCGGCGGCTTCCTCCTCGAACACTTCTGGTGGGGCTCGGTCTTCCTCATCAACATCCCGCTGATGCTCGTCAGCCTGCCCGTCGGACGCTGGCTCCTGCCCGAGTCGACCGGCGCCCGCAACGGGCCCTGGGACGTCGTCGGCGCCCTGATGGCCGCCGGTGGGCTCTTCGGCCTCGTGCTCGGCGTCAAGCGGCTCGGCGGCGGGGAGTCGCCGCTCGGCGCGACCACGCTGCTCGCGCTCCTCGTGGGCGGCGGACTCCTGGTCGCCTTCGTGCGCCGCCAGCGGCGCCGGCGGCATCCGCTCGTCGACCTCGCCATGTTCACGCGGCCCGCGTTCAGCACGTCCGTGGGGTGCATCGTCCTCGCGATGCTCGCCCTCGTCGGGCTCGAACTCATCGCCGCCCAGTACCTCCAGCTCGTCCTCGGCCTGTCCCCCCTGGAGACCGGTCTCCGCCTCCTCCCCCTCACCATCGCCGCCATGGCCGCGGGGCTCGCCGGGTCCCGCATGCTCCAGCGCTTCGGGCCGCGCGCCATGGTCGCCTCCGGCTTCGGGCTCACCGCCCTCGCCGTCGCCGCCCTCACCGCCATGGGCAGCGAGGACAACGCCCCGCTGCTCCTCACCGGCTTCGTGCTGCTCGGCTTCGGCCTGGAGACCACGCTCTTCGGTGCCTACGAGTCGATGCTCAGCGAGGCGCCCCAGACCCAGGCCGGCGGGGCCGCCGCCATCGGTGAGACCTCCTACCAGCTCGGCGCCGGGATCGGCATCGCGCTCCTCGGCAGCGTCATGAACGCCGCGTACGCGCCCGGGCTCTCCTCCGTCCGGGGCGTGCCCGCCGCCGACAGCGCTGCCGCCGGGCATTCGCTCGGTGAGGCCTACGACGTCGCCGATCGGCTCGGCGGGGCGCAGGGGGAGGCGCTGCGGGTCGCCGCCCGGGACTCCTTCGTGCACGGGCTGCACGTGACGCTCCTGGTCAGTGCGGGGCTGTTGCTTCTCGGGGCGCTCGCGGCGCTGCGGCTGCCCCGGGTCATGGAGTGCGGGGGCTCTGCCGGGGAGGTCGAGCCGGGCATACCTGTTCCTCGCGAGGGCGCGGGGGTTCCGGCGGAGTCCCTGCGCTGA
- a CDS encoding acyl-CoA dehydrogenase family protein produces the protein MSPASSSNLPPFDPTDPLGLDDLLDPEDLAVRDTVRSWAADRVLPHIAEWYESGELPGVRELARELGSIGALGMSLTGYGCAGASAVQYGLACLELEAADSGIRSLVSVQGSLAMYAIWKFGSEEQKQRWLPGMAAGEIIGCFGLTEPDHGSDPAAMRTYAKRDGTDWVLTGRKMWITNGSVAGVAVVWAQTDDGIRGFAVPTDSPGFAAPEIKHKWSLRASVTSELVLDEVRLPTDAVLPGVTGLKGPLSCLSHARYGIVWGAMGAARACFEAAVAYAQTREQFGRPIGGFQLTQAKLADMAVELHKGILLAHHLGRRMDAGRLRPEQVSFGKLNNVREAIEICRTSRTILGANGISLEYPVMRHATNLESVLTYEGTVEMHQLVLGKALTGLDAFR, from the coding sequence ATGTCGCCCGCAAGCAGCAGCAACCTGCCCCCCTTCGACCCGACCGACCCCCTGGGCCTGGACGACCTCCTGGACCCGGAGGACCTGGCGGTCCGGGACACCGTCAGGTCCTGGGCGGCGGACCGCGTGCTGCCGCACATCGCGGAGTGGTACGAGAGCGGCGAGCTGCCCGGGGTGCGGGAACTGGCCCGGGAGCTGGGGTCGATCGGGGCGCTCGGGATGTCGCTGACGGGCTACGGCTGCGCGGGCGCGAGCGCCGTGCAGTACGGGCTCGCCTGCCTGGAGCTGGAGGCGGCCGACTCCGGGATCAGGTCGCTGGTGTCGGTGCAGGGCTCCCTCGCGATGTACGCGATCTGGAAGTTCGGCTCCGAGGAGCAGAAGCAGCGCTGGCTGCCGGGAATGGCGGCCGGCGAGATCATCGGCTGCTTCGGCCTCACCGAGCCCGACCACGGCTCGGACCCGGCGGCCATGCGGACGTACGCGAAGAGGGACGGGACGGACTGGGTCCTGACCGGGCGCAAGATGTGGATCACGAACGGCTCGGTCGCGGGCGTCGCCGTGGTCTGGGCGCAGACCGACGACGGGATCCGGGGCTTCGCCGTCCCCACGGACAGCCCGGGCTTCGCCGCGCCGGAGATCAAGCACAAGTGGTCGCTGCGGGCCAGCGTCACCAGTGAGCTGGTCCTGGACGAGGTGCGGCTGCCGACCGACGCGGTACTGCCCGGCGTCACCGGCCTGAAGGGCCCGCTCAGCTGTCTGTCGCACGCCCGCTACGGCATCGTCTGGGGCGCGATGGGCGCGGCCAGGGCCTGCTTCGAAGCGGCCGTCGCGTACGCGCAGACCCGGGAGCAGTTCGGCAGGCCGATCGGCGGCTTCCAGCTCACGCAGGCGAAGCTCGCCGACATGGCGGTCGAGCTGCACAAGGGCATCCTGCTCGCGCACCACCTCGGACGCCGCATGGACGCCGGGCGGCTGCGCCCCGAGCAGGTCAGCTTCGGCAAGCTCAACAACGTACGAGAGGCGATCGAGATCTGCCGCACGTCGCGCACGATCCTCGGCGCCAACGGCATCTCGCTCGAGTACCCCGTGATGCGGCACGCGACGAACCTCGAGTCGGTGCTCACCTACGAGGGCACCGTCGAGATGCACCAGCTGGTCCTCGGCAAGGCGCTCACCGGGCTCGACGCCTTCCGCTGA
- a CDS encoding cell division protein SepF: MGSVRKASAWLGLVDDNNDERYYDGYEDDGADGPEAAEAWVTDPRVKVASDVAEDKGHRIGTVTPDSFRDARAIGEMFRDGVPVIMNLTSMEPGDAKRVVDFAAGLIFGLRGSIDRVAHRVFLLTPANTEIVSGEATAQRTDGFFNQS; encoded by the coding sequence ATGGGATCGGTGCGCAAGGCGAGTGCCTGGCTTGGCCTCGTCGACGACAACAACGACGAGCGTTACTACGACGGATACGAAGACGACGGGGCCGACGGCCCCGAGGCGGCCGAGGCGTGGGTCACGGACCCGCGGGTCAAGGTCGCGTCGGACGTGGCCGAGGACAAGGGCCACAGGATCGGCACGGTCACGCCGGACAGCTTCCGCGACGCCCGCGCCATCGGTGAGATGTTCCGGGACGGCGTGCCGGTCATCATGAACCTCACGTCGATGGAGCCCGGCGACGCCAAGCGCGTCGTGGACTTCGCGGCCGGGCTCATCTTCGGTCTGCGCGGCTCCATCGACCGGGTCGCGCACCGCGTCTTCCTGCTGACCCCCGCCAACACGGAGATCGTCAGCGGCGAGGCCACGGCCCAGCGGACCGACGGCTTCTTCAACCAGAGCTGA
- a CDS encoding DUF5685 family protein, with translation MFGIVRPCSHRLGEGLKPQWLAHLCGLCLALRGDHGQFARVVTNYDGLIISVLTEAQAERASGRRRTAGPCPLRGMRTASVAQGEGARLAAAVSLVLASAKVKDHVVDGDGLLARRPVAAAARRVAGRWGRAGASTGADVGFDTTVLLDAVERQEGIEALAGPGTSLLTVTEPTETATAAAFAHTAVLAGRPGNAEPLAEAGRLFGRLAHLLDAVEDRVADTEAGAWNPLTALGTSRAEARRLADDALHGIRLALAEVRFTDAKLAHFLLVHELERSVARAFGTTSCGHPPHEVRGASAHEVTAHDGSYGSGPYGSGGSGSYSDGSYYGGGNHRGDSYGGGNYGGSGDWSGGEPPKPRRGFWAGCAVAIGLCCTCRLCCAKEYEGPWSRKKREGACRDCDCDCCDCCSCCD, from the coding sequence TTGTTCGGAATCGTCAGGCCCTGCAGTCACCGTCTCGGGGAGGGACTCAAGCCCCAGTGGCTGGCGCATCTGTGCGGGCTGTGTCTCGCGCTGCGCGGTGACCACGGGCAGTTCGCACGCGTCGTGACCAACTACGACGGTCTGATCATCTCGGTTCTGACGGAGGCTCAGGCCGAGCGGGCCTCCGGCCGGCGGCGCACCGCGGGCCCCTGCCCGCTGCGCGGCATGCGCACCGCCTCCGTCGCCCAGGGCGAGGGCGCGCGGCTCGCCGCGGCCGTCTCGCTCGTGCTCGCGTCCGCGAAGGTCAAGGACCACGTCGTCGACGGCGACGGCCTGTTGGCGCGCAGGCCGGTGGCCGCCGCGGCCCGGCGTGTCGCGGGCCGGTGGGGCCGCGCGGGCGCGAGCACCGGCGCCGACGTGGGCTTCGACACGACCGTCCTGCTCGACGCCGTCGAACGGCAGGAGGGCATCGAGGCCTTGGCCGGACCCGGCACCTCCCTGCTCACCGTGACCGAGCCGACGGAGACCGCGACCGCCGCCGCCTTCGCGCACACCGCGGTCCTCGCCGGACGCCCGGGCAACGCGGAGCCGCTGGCCGAGGCCGGACGCCTCTTCGGCAGGCTCGCGCACCTCCTGGACGCCGTGGAGGACCGGGTCGCGGACACCGAGGCGGGTGCCTGGAACCCCCTCACGGCCCTCGGCACCTCCCGCGCCGAGGCCCGGCGGCTCGCCGACGACGCGCTGCACGGCATCCGGCTCGCCCTCGCCGAGGTGCGGTTCACCGACGCCAAGCTCGCCCACTTCCTGCTCGTGCACGAGCTCGAGCGCTCGGTGGCCCGGGCGTTCGGGACCACCTCGTGCGGGCACCCGCCGCACGAGGTGCGCGGGGCGTCCGCGCACGAGGTGACGGCCCATGACGGGTCCTACGGATCGGGGCCGTACGGGTCCGGCGGCTCGGGTTCCTACAGCGACGGGTCGTACTACGGGGGCGGGAACCACCGGGGCGACTCGTACGGCGGCGGCAACTACGGCGGGAGCGGCGACTGGTCCGGCGGTGAGCCGCCGAAGCCGCGGCGCGGGTTCTGGGCCGGGTGCGCCGTCGCGATCGGATTGTGCTGCACCTGCCGGCTGTGCTGTGCGAAGGAGTACGAGGGTCCGTGGTCCCGCAAGAAGCGCGAGGGCGCCTGCCGGGACTGCGACTGCGACTGCTGTGACTGCTGCTCGTGCTGTGACTGA
- a CDS encoding LLM class flavin-dependent oxidoreductase, translated as MSRGRSRTAGREFAAPSADVVFTRHGTLEAGRAFCADVKGRLAAYGRAPDDLRIMPGVTFVLGDTAEQLEECVGTDAADGFILVPHLTPGGLDEFVERVVPLLQERGVYRTEYRGATLRSHLGLPEPAWKG; from the coding sequence GTGAGCCGCGGCCGGTCGCGCACCGCGGGCAGGGAGTTCGCCGCTCCCTCCGCCGACGTCGTCTTCACCAGGCACGGCACCCTGGAGGCGGGCCGAGCCTTCTGCGCCGACGTCAAAGGGCGGCTCGCGGCGTACGGGCGTGCGCCGGACGACCTGAGGATCATGCCCGGCGTCACCTTCGTCCTCGGGGACACCGCGGAGCAGCTGGAGGAGTGCGTCGGGACGGACGCCGCCGACGGCTTCATCCTCGTCCCGCACCTGACGCCGGGCGGGCTGGACGAGTTCGTCGAACGAGTGGTGCCGCTGCTCCAGGAGCGCGGCGTGTACCGCACGGAATACCGGGGCGCGACGCTGCGCTCACACCTCGGGCTGCCCGAGCCCGCATGGAAGGGTTGA
- a CDS encoding DUF1684 domain-containing protein, producing the protein MSTTDDTLRDFKEWHELRTATVSAPHGPLALTGTHWLADHPGGTLPGLPGRWSADGDELVLTVTADDGISLDGRPLTGTARLTPDAGPVSAARLGLGERRLVVLRREGLWAVRDFDPEAAARRAFTGIEVTAYDPDFAVEGFFTPYERDRTVRVGNADGVERGLGLGGELAFTLAGREHALQVSVEGDGSLWAVFADGTSGVSSYRFRFLRPAAPDEQGRTRVDFNRSLLPPCAFADHFICPFPPPGNTLTVEIAAGERNLSRR; encoded by the coding sequence ATGAGCACGACCGACGACACGCTGCGGGACTTCAAGGAGTGGCACGAGCTGCGCACGGCCACGGTCTCCGCGCCCCACGGCCCGCTGGCCCTCACCGGCACGCACTGGCTCGCCGACCACCCCGGCGGTACGCTGCCCGGCCTGCCCGGGCGCTGGTCGGCCGACGGCGACGAACTCGTCCTGACGGTGACGGCCGACGACGGCATCTCCCTCGACGGGCGGCCCCTCACGGGCACGGCCCGCCTCACGCCCGACGCGGGGCCCGTCAGCGCGGCCCGGCTCGGCCTCGGTGAGCGGCGCCTGGTGGTGCTGCGCCGCGAAGGGCTCTGGGCGGTGCGCGACTTCGACCCGGAAGCGGCCGCGCGGCGCGCCTTCACCGGCATCGAGGTCACCGCGTACGACCCGGACTTCGCGGTCGAGGGCTTCTTCACCCCGTACGAGCGGGACCGCACCGTGCGCGTGGGGAACGCGGACGGCGTGGAGCGGGGGCTCGGGCTCGGCGGTGAACTCGCCTTCACGCTGGCGGGGCGGGAGCACGCGCTGCAGGTGAGCGTCGAGGGCGACGGCTCGCTGTGGGCGGTGTTCGCGGACGGGACCAGCGGTGTCTCCAGCTACCGCTTCCGGTTCCTGCGGCCCGCCGCGCCCGACGAACAGGGCCGCACGCGCGTCGACTTCAACCGGTCGCTGCTGCCGCCGTGCGCGTTCGCCGACCACTTCATCTGCCCCTTCCCGCCGCCCGGCAACACCCTCACCGTCGAGATCGCCGCCGGGGAACGGAACCTTTCCCGCCGCTGA
- a CDS encoding S1 family peptidase, translating to MRIKRTTPRSGIARHSRTVAVATGLVAAAALAVPAASAGEARSYSASDLTAASDAVLEADVAGTAWNVDPKTKQVLVTADSTVSEAEIAKLKQAAGDKAGALKIERTPGKFQKYISGGDATYATSWRCSLGFNVRSGSTYYFLTAGHCTDGAGTWWANSSKTTVLGTTRGSSFPTNDYGIVRYTNNSIAKPGTVGSQDITRAADPTVNQSVTRRGSTTGTHSGRVTGLNATVNYGNGDIVYGMIRTTVCAEPGDSGGPLYSGSTALGLTSGGSGNCSSGGTTFFQPVTEALRAYNVSVY from the coding sequence GTGAGGATCAAGCGCACCACCCCCCGCAGCGGTATAGCGAGACACTCCCGCACGGTCGCCGTCGCGACCGGGCTCGTGGCCGCGGCCGCACTCGCCGTCCCTGCCGCCAGCGCCGGCGAGGCCCGCAGCTACAGCGCCTCCGACCTGACGGCCGCCAGTGACGCCGTTCTGGAAGCGGACGTCGCGGGCACCGCCTGGAACGTCGACCCCAAGACCAAGCAGGTCCTGGTCACCGCCGACAGCACGGTCTCCGAGGCCGAGATCGCCAAGCTGAAGCAGGCGGCGGGCGACAAGGCGGGCGCCCTGAAGATCGAGCGGACGCCCGGCAAGTTCCAGAAGTACATCTCCGGCGGCGACGCCACGTACGCCACCAGCTGGCGCTGCTCGCTCGGCTTCAACGTCCGCAGCGGCAGCACCTACTACTTCCTGACCGCCGGGCACTGCACCGACGGCGCGGGCACCTGGTGGGCCAACTCGTCGAAGACCACCGTGCTCGGCACCACGCGCGGCTCCAGCTTCCCGACGAACGACTACGGCATCGTCAGGTACACGAACAACTCGATCGCCAAGCCCGGCACCGTGGGCAGCCAGGACATCACCCGCGCCGCCGACCCGACCGTCAACCAGAGCGTGACGCGTCGCGGCTCCACCACCGGCACCCACTCCGGCCGCGTCACGGGCCTGAACGCGACGGTGAACTACGGCAACGGCGACATCGTGTACGGCATGATCAGGACGACCGTCTGCGCCGAGCCCGGCGACAGTGGCGGCCCGCTCTACTCCGGTTCCACGGCGCTCGGTCTGACCTCCGGCGGCAGCGGCAACTGCTCCTCCGGCGGTACGACGTTCTTCCAGCCGGTCACCGAGGCCCTGCGCGCGTACAACGTGAGCGTGTACTGA
- a CDS encoding S1 family peptidase, translated as MKHRRIPKRRAAMAGAGVVALIGAAVTFQTANASEDTPAPKPDTLSIAKAGKLASSLDKELGADAAGTYYDAQAKQLVVNVLDDDAKDAVESAGAKARLVENSLAELKSARATLTDKASVPGSSWATDPAANKVVVTVDRTVKGADLKKLTSVVEGLGEKAELKHSKGEFKPFIAGGDAIFGGSSRCSLGFNVVKDGAPHFLTAGHCTEAVTSWSEKQGGPAIGENAGSSFPDNDYGIVKYSGDTAHPSEVNLYNGSTQKITKAGAATVGQQVQRSGSTTQLHDGKVTGLDATVNYGNGDIVNGLIQTDVCAEPGDSGGALFAGDTALGLTSGGSGDCSSGGETFFQPVPEALEAFGAEIG; from the coding sequence TTGAAGCACCGCCGCATACCCAAGCGCCGTGCCGCCATGGCAGGTGCGGGTGTCGTCGCTCTGATCGGCGCGGCCGTCACCTTCCAGACTGCGAACGCGAGTGAGGACACCCCCGCCCCCAAGCCGGACACGCTCTCCATCGCGAAGGCCGGAAAGCTCGCCTCCTCGCTGGACAAGGAGCTGGGCGCCGACGCCGCGGGGACGTACTACGACGCGCAGGCCAAGCAGCTCGTCGTGAACGTCCTCGACGACGACGCCAAGGACGCCGTCGAGTCCGCCGGCGCCAAGGCCAGACTGGTCGAGAACTCCCTCGCCGAGCTCAAGAGCGCCCGCGCCACGCTCACGGACAAGGCCTCGGTCCCCGGCAGCTCGTGGGCCACCGACCCGGCCGCCAACAAGGTCGTCGTGACCGTGGACCGCACGGTCAAGGGCGCCGACCTCAAGAAGCTGACCTCGGTCGTCGAGGGTCTCGGTGAGAAGGCCGAACTGAAGCACTCCAAGGGAGAGTTCAAGCCCTTCATCGCCGGTGGCGACGCCATCTTCGGCGGCAGCAGCCGCTGCTCGCTCGGCTTCAACGTGGTCAAGGACGGTGCCCCGCACTTCCTGACGGCGGGGCACTGCACGGAGGCCGTCACCAGCTGGTCCGAGAAGCAGGGCGGTCCGGCCATCGGTGAGAACGCGGGCTCCAGCTTCCCCGACAACGACTACGGCATCGTCAAGTACTCCGGCGACACCGCGCACCCGAGCGAGGTGAACCTCTACAACGGCTCCACGCAGAAGATCACCAAGGCCGGGGCCGCGACCGTCGGCCAGCAGGTGCAGCGCAGCGGTTCCACCACGCAGCTGCACGACGGCAAGGTCACGGGCCTGGACGCCACCGTGAACTACGGCAACGGCGACATCGTGAACGGCCTCATCCAGACCGACGTGTGCGCGGAGCCCGGTGACAGCGGCGGCGCGCTGTTCGCGGGCGACACGGCCCTCGGTCTGACGTCCGGCGGCAGCGGTGACTGCAGCTCCGGCGGCGAGACGTTCTTCCAGCCGGTGCCCGAGGCCCTCGAAGCCTTCGGGGCGGAAATCGGCTGA